In a single window of the Bradyrhizobium erythrophlei genome:
- a CDS encoding Lrp/AsnC family transcriptional regulator yields the protein MSKNLDEIDLKILSEIQADGRITNVELAKRVGISPPPCLRRVRTLEEEGYIQGYRGLLDPRRLGFDVTVFASVHLSSQADADLRAFEEFVRAEPLVRECWMLSGEVDFILKCVAPDMATFQDFVAHLTGAPHVRNVRTSLVLHNSKYEAAVPLEFKVRS from the coding sequence GTGTCGAAGAATCTTGACGAAATCGACCTTAAAATCCTCAGCGAAATCCAGGCCGACGGCCGAATCACCAATGTTGAACTGGCCAAGCGCGTCGGCATTTCGCCGCCGCCCTGCCTGCGCCGGGTGCGAACGCTGGAGGAGGAGGGATACATTCAGGGCTATCGCGGGCTGCTGGATCCGCGCCGGCTCGGCTTCGACGTCACGGTGTTCGCGTCGGTGCATCTTTCCAGCCAGGCCGACGCCGATCTGCGCGCGTTCGAGGAATTCGTGCGCGCCGAGCCGCTGGTGCGGGAGTGCTGGATGCTGTCGGGCGAAGTCGACTTCATCCTGAAATGCGTCGCGCCCGACATGGCGACGTTCCAGGATTTCGTCGCGCACCTGACCGGGGCGCCGCATGTGCGCAATGTCAGGACATCGCTAGTGCTGCACAATTCAAAATATGAAGCCGCGGTGCCGCTGGAATTCAAGGTTCGGAGCTGA